The Lycium ferocissimum isolate CSIRO_LF1 chromosome 10, AGI_CSIRO_Lferr_CH_V1, whole genome shotgun sequence genome window below encodes:
- the LOC132035398 gene encoding probable beta-D-xylosidase 7: MGLHKIIIITIIISFVSITKSTHPPFSCDISNPDTRKFRFCNSSLPITQRVDDLILHLNLDEKISQLGNTAPAIPRLNIPAYEWWSEALHGLSTEGEGVTFNGSITYATQFPQIILTASTFDEHLWYRIAQVYIILLAIAREARAVYNAGELKGMTFWAPNVNILRDPRWGRAQETAGEDPMMVGKYAVAYVRGLQGDSFEGGKLKDGHLQASACCKHFAAQDLDYWNGHHRFTFDAQVTPQDMADSFQPPFKTCVEEGKATSLMCAYSRLNGVSNCANYDLLTKTARGQWGFNGYIISDCDAIRVMHDAQGYTIEDAVASSLKAGMDVNCGSFVTNYTRLALEKKKLQESDIDRALRNIFSIRMRLGLFNGDPKKLEYGDISPIEVCSKEHQDLALEAARNGIVLLKNSARLLPLSKINTTSFAVIGPKANDSDLLLGNYAGIPCNNVSLLQGFQRVVKNLGYHPGCNFVNCTSAAIDEAVDVAKKAQFVVLVMGLDQRVERENWDRVDLGLPGQQEILINAVAQAAVKPVILVLVGGGPIDISFAKKNPKIGGILWIGYPGEAGAAALAQIIFGEHNPGGRLPVTWYPKEFIKVPMTDMNMRPNSLTGYPGRTYRFYQGPKVYEFGYGLSYTNYSYKIASVSHHNLCFNNQTTDKSTKQGSLHNIAISNLGSEVCNKAKISVKVTVKNKGKIAGKHPVLLFLRHSKVKDDEVPRKQLIGFKSVQLGAGEKTKVKFIVNPCEHFTRADKYGISVIDEGKYFLVVGDEKKPVTVSI; the protein is encoded by the exons ATGGGACTCCACAAAATTATTATCATCACCATTATCATCTCCTTTGTCAGCATTACTAAGTCAACTCATCCTCCATTTTCATGTGACATATCCAATCCAGATACCAGAAAATTTCGGTTCTGTAATTCCTCATTACCCATTACGCAAAGAGTAGATGATCTAATTTTACACCTGAATTTGGACGAGAAAATATCACAATTGGGTAACACAGCACCAGCCATTCCACGGCTAAATATCCCTGCTTATGAGTGGTGGTCAGAGGCGTTACACGGACTATCGACAGAAGGAGAAGGAGTTACTTTTAATGGAAGTATTACATATGCAACACAGTTCCCTCAGATCATTCTTACTGCTTCTACTTTTGATGAACATCTCTGGTATCGTATTGCTCAGGTATATATTATTTTGCTC GCAATTGCAAGAGAGGCAAGAGCAGTATACAATGCTGGTGAACTAAAGGGAATGACATTCTGGGCACCAAATGTGAACATATTAAGGGATCCAAGATGGGGAAGAGCACAAGAGACAGCTGGTGAAGACCCAATGATGGTTGGAAAATATGCAGTGGCTTATGTAAGAGGACTTCAAGGGGATAGTTTTGAAGGTGGAAAACTCAAAGATGGGCATCTTCAAGCTTCAGCTTGCTGCAAGCACTTTGCTGCTCAAGATTTAGATTACTGGAATGGCCACCATCGTTTCACCTTCGATGCTCAG GTTACACCACAGGATATGGCAGATTCATTTCAACCACCATTTAAGACTTGTGTGGAAGAAGGAAAAGCCACCAGTCTAATGTGTGCTTATAGTCGTCTAAATGGGGTCTCGAACTGTGCTAACTATGATCTCCTGACTAAGACTGCTCGTGGACAGTGGGGTTTCAACGG TTACATTATATCAGATTGCGACGCAATTCGTGTTATGCACGATGCCCAGGGATACACAATTGAAGATGCAGTTGCATCTTCTCTCAAAGCTG GTATGGATGTAAATTGTGGTTCCTTCGTGACAAACTACACGAGATTAGCtttggagaagaagaaattaCAAGAATCTGATATAGACAGAGCTCTTCGCAATATCTTCTCCATTAGAATGAGGCTAGGACTATTCAATGGTGATCCAAAAAAACTGGAATATGGAGACATTTCACCTATAGAGGTTTGTAGTAAAGAGCACCAGGATCTAGCCCTTGAAGCAGCAAGAAATGGCATTGTCCTTCTAAAGAATTCTGCCAGACTGCTTCCGCTTTCTAAGATCAACACAACATCCTTTGCTGTAATAGGTCCAAAAGCAAACGATTCTGACTTACTTCTAGGTAATTATGCAGGCATTCCCTGCAATAATGTTTCATTACTCCAAGGATTTCAGCGTGTTGTGAAAAACTTAGGCTATCATCCAGGCTGCAATTTTGTCAACTGCACTTCTGCTGCAATAGATGAAGCAGTAGATGTTGCAAAAAAGGCACAGTTTGTTGTTTTAGTGATGGGATTGGACCAGCGTGTGGAGAGGGAGAACTGGGATCGCGTAGATTTGGGGCTACCTGGCCAGCAAGAGATTCTTATTAACGCAGTAGCTCAAGCTGCTGTAAAACCTGTTATACTGGTGTTAGTAGGTGGAGGCCCAATTGATATTTCTTTCGCCAAGAAAAACCCGAAAATCGGAGGCATCTTGTGGATTGGTTACCCTGGGGAGGCTGGTGCAGCTGCATTGGCACAGATTATATTTGGTGAACATAATCCAG GGGGCAGGTTACCAGTGACTTGGTATCCTAAGGAATTCATAAAAGTACCAATGACAGACATGAATATGAGGCCTAATTCATTGACTGGATATCCGGGGCGCACTTACAGATTCTACCAAGGGccaaaagtttatgaatttggctATGGTCTTAGCTACACTAACTATTCATACAAAATTGCCTCTGTCAGCCATCACAACCTCTGCTTCAATAACCAAACAACTGACAAGTCAACAAAACAAGGTTCACTTCATAATATTGCAATTTCAAATCTTGGATCAGAGGTTTGCAACAAGGCTAAGATATCAGTTAAGGTTACGGTGAAAAACAAGGGGAAAATTGCTGGTAAGCATCCTGTGTTGTTGTTTCTTAGGCATTCCAAGGTGAAGGATGATGAGGTTCCAAGAAAGCAGTTGATTGGATTCAAGAGTGTACAATTAGGTGCAGGAGAAAAAACCAAGGTTAAATTTATTGTGAACCCTTGTGAACACTTTACAAGGGCTGATAAATATGGTATATCAGTAATTgatgaagggaaatattttcTTGTTGTGGGAGATGAGAAGAAACCTGTTACTGTTTCCATATGA